The following proteins come from a genomic window of Brevibacillus antibioticus:
- a CDS encoding penicillin-binding transpeptidase domain-containing protein, producing MTPFFEEKEISTVLQSFPSLQLDEDKRHEIASHIRRERELLVQMKKRKKYAKVIGGAVASFALLFIAYQWIPSEVTSSVPSAQQTNTGKSQSTNASEIIMPSGTVLTIDRKIQAYVDEALDKTNAAYNPENMSVVVTDPNTGEILAMGSRRKHEYNDGLAESVRAIPDPVVAFPIVTLAAAIEEGRYHDNEVYDSGTYEITPRQMIKDYNRGVGWGKITYLEGIQRSSNVAFAKLGYERLPKDSLGKYLKRFGFGAKTDTIFGEEAGQIPKMDTPYDVAMAATGHAGTATAIQQVAAIGAIANGGDLLKPHMSKKGKSDTKHDYKVRQVITKETAKRVREILESAISSAAGASKAFSIKEYIVAGQAGIAEKRDQQGSFIEGKYTYSFIGFAPSDDPKLLVYIAVDDPQTDLGVKLWGQEIVAPPFKEIMENSLQYIQQR from the coding sequence ATGACGCCATTTTTTGAAGAAAAAGAGATAAGCACAGTGCTGCAATCATTTCCGTCGCTTCAGCTGGACGAGGATAAGCGACATGAAATCGCGAGTCATATCCGTCGAGAAAGGGAGCTGCTCGTACAAATGAAAAAGCGTAAAAAATATGCCAAGGTAATCGGAGGCGCAGTTGCTTCCTTTGCTTTATTGTTTATCGCTTATCAATGGATACCTTCGGAGGTAACCTCATCCGTGCCGAGCGCACAACAGACGAATACAGGAAAGAGTCAGAGTACGAACGCTTCGGAAATCATAATGCCTTCAGGTACTGTCTTAACGATCGATCGGAAAATTCAAGCCTATGTAGATGAAGCACTGGATAAAACGAACGCAGCTTATAATCCTGAAAATATGAGTGTCGTCGTAACCGATCCGAATACCGGAGAGATTCTTGCTATGGGAAGTCGTAGAAAACATGAGTACAATGACGGTTTGGCAGAATCAGTTAGAGCCATACCTGATCCGGTCGTCGCTTTTCCAATCGTTACTTTGGCGGCCGCAATAGAAGAAGGGAGGTATCATGACAACGAGGTATACGATTCTGGAACATATGAAATCACTCCACGACAGATGATAAAAGACTACAATCGCGGTGTAGGATGGGGGAAAATTACGTATCTAGAGGGAATCCAGCGTTCCTCTAATGTTGCATTCGCCAAGCTCGGTTACGAACGTTTACCAAAGGATTCACTTGGAAAATATTTAAAGCGATTTGGTTTTGGCGCAAAGACGGATACTATTTTTGGTGAAGAGGCTGGGCAGATACCAAAAATGGATACCCCATACGATGTAGCAATGGCAGCTACGGGACATGCTGGCACTGCAACTGCGATTCAGCAAGTAGCGGCGATCGGTGCGATTGCCAACGGTGGTGATTTGTTGAAACCGCATATGTCAAAAAAAGGGAAATCGGATACGAAACACGATTATAAGGTTAGGCAAGTCATAACAAAGGAAACAGCCAAAAGGGTTCGAGAGATTTTAGAATCAGCCATAAGCAGCGCTGCTGGAGCGAGTAAAGCTTTTTCCATAAAAGAATATATAGTCGCTGGGCAAGCAGGAATAGCAGAGAAACGCGACCAACAAGGAAGCTTCATCGAAGGAAAATATACGTATTCGTTTATCGGATTTGCACCAAGCGATGATCCAAAGCTATTAGTTTACATAGCTGTTGATGACCCGCAGACAGACCTCGGGGTAAAATTATGGGGACAAGAAATTGTTGCTCCCCCTTTCAAAGAGATCATGGAAAACAGTTTGCAGTATATCCAGCAACGATAA
- a CDS encoding RNA polymerase sigma factor codes for MDSDDRIERWFQQYGHDIYNYLAYFTGRRDVEDLVQEVFTKALRALPSYEGRAQPKTWLLTIARHAAIDYRRKQKMMDWFPENVLRLLTSKERSPEKALVLKEQLQEVYEAMNHLKSTYREVLILRLIEGVSTTETAEILGWSEAKVSTTLHRAIKELQKQMGNSGREVNLHDAIF; via the coding sequence ATGGATTCCGATGACCGAATAGAGCGATGGTTTCAGCAATACGGCCATGATATTTACAATTACCTTGCGTATTTTACCGGACGTAGAGATGTCGAGGATTTAGTCCAGGAAGTTTTTACGAAGGCGCTCAGAGCCTTACCAAGCTACGAAGGAAGGGCACAGCCCAAGACATGGCTTCTGACCATCGCGCGCCATGCAGCGATTGATTATAGGCGAAAGCAAAAAATGATGGACTGGTTTCCCGAAAACGTCCTCCGACTCCTCACTTCCAAAGAGCGCTCACCTGAGAAGGCATTGGTGTTAAAGGAACAATTGCAAGAAGTTTATGAAGCGATGAATCACCTCAAAAGCACGTATCGAGAGGTTCTAATCCTGCGATTGATAGAGGGAGTATCTACAACAGAGACAGCAGAAATCTTGGGCTGGAGCGAAGCAAAAGTCAGCACGACGCTCCATCGAGCCATCAAGGAATTGCAAAAACAAATGGGCAATAGCGGCAGGGAGGTCAATCTACATGACGCCATTTTTTGA
- a CDS encoding pseudouridine synthase, translating into MKRERLDKVLANMAIGTRKEVKALVKQRLIVVDGVVATDPGMHVIAEEQEILVDGEPLNFKRWVYVLLNKPPGVVSATEDNVHETVVDLLPYEWAIKVHPVGRLDIDTEGLLLLTNDGHLSHSLLSPKKKVDKEYFARIDGRVTEHHVQEFAKGVELEDFTTLPAKLEIISSGETSEIRVTIMEGKFHQVKRMFAAFDLHVSYLQRIRMGPLHLDPSLAPGEYRELTEEELNMLQNVNK; encoded by the coding sequence ATGAAACGTGAACGTTTGGACAAGGTGCTGGCCAATATGGCAATCGGCACGCGCAAGGAAGTGAAAGCATTAGTGAAGCAGCGACTGATCGTCGTAGACGGCGTTGTCGCAACAGACCCAGGAATGCATGTCATTGCCGAGGAGCAGGAAATCCTCGTGGATGGAGAACCGCTTAACTTTAAGCGCTGGGTATACGTTTTACTGAATAAGCCGCCTGGAGTGGTTTCTGCTACAGAGGACAATGTCCATGAAACCGTAGTGGACTTGCTCCCGTATGAGTGGGCTATCAAAGTGCATCCGGTAGGCCGACTGGATATTGATACAGAGGGTCTCTTGCTCTTGACCAATGACGGTCACCTCTCCCATAGCCTCTTGTCCCCGAAAAAGAAAGTGGACAAGGAGTACTTTGCCCGCATCGATGGCCGGGTCACTGAGCACCATGTACAGGAGTTTGCCAAGGGCGTGGAATTGGAGGACTTTACTACACTGCCAGCCAAGCTGGAGATTATCTCTTCAGGAGAAACATCAGAGATTCGTGTCACCATCATGGAAGGAAAGTTCCATCAAGTAAAACGGATGTTTGCTGCTTTCGACCTGCATGTCTCCTATCTACAACGGATTCGTATGGGCCCGCTTCACCTTGACCCGTCACTTGCCCCTGGTGAGTATCGCGAACTGACCGAAGAAGAGCTGAACATGCTGCAAAACGTAAACAAATAA
- the tadA gene encoding tRNA adenosine(34) deaminase TadA, whose amino-acid sequence MIQANEHDYYMKQAMEEAQKAAAIGEVPIGAVIVRDGEIIGRGYNLRETQKDPTLHAELIAIREASERLGGWRLIGCTLYVTLEPCPMCAGAIVQSRIEQVVYGARDPKAGCAGTLMNLLEEPRFNHQVPVIEGVLAEECGQMLKDFFRGLRKKRQPVQE is encoded by the coding sequence GTGATACAAGCAAATGAACATGATTATTATATGAAACAAGCCATGGAAGAGGCACAGAAAGCCGCCGCGATTGGCGAGGTTCCGATCGGTGCGGTCATCGTGCGCGACGGGGAAATCATAGGTCGCGGCTACAACTTGCGGGAAACACAAAAAGACCCTACCTTGCACGCGGAATTGATCGCGATACGGGAGGCAAGTGAACGCTTGGGTGGATGGCGCTTGATCGGGTGTACGCTGTACGTGACGTTGGAGCCGTGTCCGATGTGTGCGGGTGCAATCGTTCAAAGCCGCATCGAACAGGTCGTGTATGGTGCTCGCGACCCGAAGGCGGGCTGTGCCGGGACATTAATGAACCTACTCGAGGAACCGCGCTTCAATCATCAGGTGCCAGTTATAGAGGGTGTTCTTGCAGAGGAATGCGGGCAGATGCTCAAGGACTTCTTTCGTGGATTGCGTAAAAAAAGACAGCCCGTGCAGGAATGA
- a CDS encoding ribonuclease H-like YkuK family protein, with protein MGLTSANTLFDRFHSPTRGLLAKEEVFSHIEHTISSIGGPFEIIVGADSQLKSRGTFFALVITVIRPGHGGTFFYHKFQERRYSSLQQRIFQEAMYAVGLATEVRQYLRDRHLDTPIRLHFDIGTNGPTRKFIQSLLSLAETNHFRAEIKPNSFCASTIADKYTK; from the coding sequence GTGGGCTTAACCTCTGCAAATACGTTATTTGATCGCTTTCACAGTCCGACTAGAGGTCTACTGGCAAAAGAAGAAGTGTTTTCCCACATCGAACATACCATCTCATCAATAGGTGGTCCATTTGAAATTATTGTGGGAGCCGACTCTCAATTAAAAAGCCGCGGGACTTTTTTTGCTCTTGTGATCACAGTGATCCGTCCCGGCCATGGGGGCACCTTCTTTTATCACAAATTTCAAGAACGCCGGTACTCATCCTTGCAGCAGCGTATATTCCAGGAAGCGATGTACGCAGTCGGACTTGCCACAGAAGTACGCCAATATTTGCGGGACCGCCACTTAGATACTCCCATCCGCCTGCATTTTGATATCGGCACGAATGGTCCTACCCGTAAGTTTATCCAGTCTTTGTTGAGCTTAGCAGAAACCAATCACTTTCGTGCCGAGATCAAACCGAACTCCTTCTGTGCATCTACGATTGCCGACAAGTACACCAAGTAA
- the glcT gene encoding glucose PTS transporter transcription antiterminator GlcT, whose translation MSREKEKTFAITRVLNHNVVLVEEPESGQEIVLFGKGIGFGAKPGITITAQDSRVEKRFRLENENHQKQYQNILSQVDPAVVGIAEEIIALIAREITPELNEHVHVALPDHIQFAIYRLNNGMEIVNPFLFEIQTLYTKEYALANRAADMIKNAFDLDIPDSEIGFLALHIHSAISYVPVKKAVQFTNIITELVGLIEERTGITIERSTIDYVRLITHLRFAVERIRQQKFIKNPLLDRVKTTMPEAYQLATELAQYISTRLEITVPEDEVGYMALHLYRLLQQN comes from the coding sequence TTGTCCCGTGAAAAGGAAAAAACGTTCGCAATTACGCGTGTGTTGAACCATAACGTCGTACTCGTAGAAGAACCCGAATCCGGACAAGAAATTGTCCTGTTCGGAAAAGGAATCGGATTTGGCGCAAAACCCGGGATTACCATTACCGCCCAAGACTCGCGTGTGGAAAAGCGCTTCAGGCTCGAAAATGAAAACCATCAGAAGCAATATCAGAACATTCTGAGCCAAGTAGATCCTGCTGTCGTAGGAATTGCAGAAGAAATTATCGCTCTCATTGCGAGAGAGATTACGCCAGAATTGAACGAACACGTCCACGTTGCCTTGCCTGACCATATCCAGTTTGCCATCTATCGGCTCAATAACGGCATGGAGATCGTGAATCCCTTCTTGTTCGAAATCCAGACGCTGTACACGAAGGAGTACGCGCTGGCGAACCGGGCAGCGGATATGATCAAAAACGCATTTGACTTGGACATTCCAGATAGTGAAATCGGATTTCTGGCCTTGCACATTCACTCCGCGATCAGCTATGTTCCAGTAAAAAAGGCTGTCCAATTCACCAACATCATCACAGAGTTGGTAGGCCTGATTGAAGAGCGAACAGGTATTACGATTGAACGCAGTACCATTGATTACGTTCGCCTCATTACGCATTTGCGCTTTGCTGTTGAGCGCATCCGTCAACAAAAATTCATCAAGAACCCGCTTCTGGACCGAGTCAAAACCACCATGCCAGAAGCCTATCAATTGGCAACTGAGCTGGCTCAATACATCTCCACTCGTCTCGAGATCACTGTACCAGAAGACGAGGTTGGTTACATGGCTCTGCACCTTTATCGCTTATTACAACAAAATTAA
- a CDS encoding PTS sugar transporter subunit IIA, with translation MLRGLFSRKKQQQEVTFLAPLTGAVLPLSEVPDPVFAGKVVGDGVAILPSADTLVSPVDGKVMHLFPTHHAIGLSTESGLEILMHIGIDTVKLNGKGFTPFVSVGDQVKAGDKLIQFDKSVLEEAGCPIVTPIVITNGDRVAEKNVVAKATVQAGQEPLMTVVLK, from the coding sequence ATGCTACGCGGTCTTTTTTCCCGGAAAAAACAACAACAAGAGGTAACCTTTCTTGCACCATTAACAGGTGCCGTACTCCCCCTGTCCGAAGTTCCTGATCCTGTATTCGCGGGTAAAGTCGTCGGTGATGGTGTAGCCATTTTGCCAAGTGCAGACACGCTCGTCTCCCCTGTCGATGGAAAGGTAATGCATCTTTTCCCTACCCACCATGCTATCGGGCTGTCGACTGAAAGTGGTCTTGAGATATTGATGCATATTGGAATTGATACCGTGAAATTAAACGGGAAAGGCTTTACCCCATTTGTCTCGGTTGGCGATCAAGTGAAAGCAGGCGACAAGCTCATCCAATTCGACAAGAGTGTACTGGAAGAGGCGGGCTGCCCGATCGTAACACCCATCGTTATTACGAACGGTGATCGGGTTGCTGAAAAAAATGTGGTGGCAAAAGCTACTGTGCAAGCAGGTCAAGAGCCACTGATGACTGTCGTCTTAAAATAA
- a CDS encoding HPr family phosphocarrier protein: MVQFEVTVNVEGGLHARPAALLVNCSSQSQSKITLSKGTKHADGKSILGIMTLGVSQGDTLTVQIDGADEQNVANAIQQLLEQSSSNI, from the coding sequence ATGGTTCAATTTGAAGTAACCGTCAATGTAGAAGGTGGGCTCCACGCGAGGCCAGCAGCTTTACTCGTGAATTGTTCGTCGCAATCTCAGTCAAAGATTACGCTGAGCAAAGGGACAAAACACGCAGATGGCAAAAGCATTCTGGGCATCATGACGTTGGGTGTCTCCCAAGGCGACACCCTGACCGTTCAGATCGACGGCGCGGATGAACAAAACGTAGCCAATGCGATTCAGCAGCTATTGGAGCAATCCTCGTCAAACATATAG
- the ptsP gene encoding phosphoenolpyruvate--protein phosphotransferase: MLKGIPVSAGISIAPVLRLTHETAITQAESTTPVDTTQELGILSKSVEQAREQLQKLKEQTEEQLGSEKAAILSAHIAFLDDPAFVGEMSALIENQQLVASAAVSQVADQFIALFESMDDAYMKERADDIRDVSRRLIRNISGGDTVISYPEEPFILVAWDVTPSETLQLPLQHVRGIVTAKGGATSHAAILARSLGIPAVMGAGDTLMEKVDSGSLLIIDGTSGQLIVSPDADTLAAFQEKAAQEKKERQWYEAIKDLPAETTDGHRVHLMANMAVPEESDALITSGVEGIGLFRSEFLFMDRSTLPDEAEQFAAYKHVAAAFGDKPVIIRTLDVGGDKHLPALALPQEENPFLGFRAMRISLARPELFLVQLRALLRASAFGRLLIMFPMISHLEQLREAKRLLEQAKAELRAEGIAFDENIAVGMMMEIPGACLQADAFAKEVDFFSIGTNDLVQYTLAVDRMNANIAELYSYYHPAVLRLISQVIGASHRAGIWTGLCGEMAGDPLATKLLLGLGLDEFSGAASVMPKVKERIRSTSLEEAKQLAEHVLTLSTVDEVVQYLKGKAL; this comes from the coding sequence ATGTTAAAAGGAATCCCGGTTTCCGCTGGCATTTCGATTGCCCCTGTTTTACGCCTCACACACGAAACAGCCATCACGCAAGCAGAGTCAACGACTCCAGTGGATACGACTCAGGAGCTAGGAATACTTAGCAAGAGCGTAGAGCAAGCACGCGAACAACTGCAAAAGCTAAAGGAACAAACCGAGGAACAATTAGGTTCGGAAAAAGCAGCCATCCTCTCTGCTCATATCGCCTTTTTGGATGACCCGGCATTTGTCGGGGAGATGAGTGCGCTCATCGAAAACCAACAACTGGTGGCATCTGCCGCCGTCTCGCAAGTAGCCGATCAGTTCATCGCTCTCTTTGAGAGTATGGACGATGCCTACATGAAAGAGCGTGCGGATGATATTCGTGATGTGAGCCGCCGTCTGATTCGAAATATTTCGGGCGGTGACACTGTCATCTCCTACCCGGAAGAGCCTTTTATCCTGGTTGCTTGGGACGTCACCCCATCCGAGACGCTTCAGCTTCCGCTCCAGCATGTACGGGGAATTGTCACGGCAAAAGGCGGCGCTACCTCTCATGCAGCCATATTGGCACGTTCTCTCGGTATTCCCGCTGTCATGGGGGCAGGCGATACCTTAATGGAAAAGGTAGACTCCGGAAGTTTGCTAATCATCGATGGAACCTCTGGACAGCTGATTGTTTCGCCTGATGCGGATACACTGGCTGCCTTTCAGGAAAAAGCCGCGCAGGAAAAAAAGGAACGCCAATGGTACGAAGCCATTAAAGATCTACCTGCCGAAACAACCGATGGCCACCGCGTTCACCTAATGGCAAACATGGCCGTGCCAGAAGAATCAGATGCATTGATCACATCTGGTGTAGAAGGAATCGGGTTGTTCCGCTCCGAGTTTTTGTTCATGGATCGCAGCACCCTTCCCGATGAGGCCGAACAATTTGCTGCCTACAAGCATGTAGCCGCTGCTTTTGGCGACAAGCCAGTCATCATTCGCACCTTGGATGTTGGCGGTGACAAGCATTTGCCGGCACTCGCGCTTCCACAGGAGGAAAACCCGTTCCTTGGTTTCCGCGCAATGCGCATCTCGTTAGCCAGACCGGAGTTGTTTCTGGTGCAATTACGCGCTCTCTTGCGGGCCAGTGCATTCGGTCGTTTGCTGATCATGTTCCCGATGATTTCCCATCTGGAGCAGCTGCGTGAAGCCAAACGATTGCTGGAGCAAGCGAAAGCAGAGCTGCGAGCAGAAGGAATCGCTTTTGACGAGAACATCGCAGTAGGCATGATGATGGAGATTCCGGGTGCCTGCCTGCAAGCAGATGCGTTTGCAAAAGAGGTAGATTTTTTTAGCATCGGCACGAATGACCTCGTTCAATATACGCTGGCAGTAGACCGGATGAATGCCAATATCGCCGAGCTTTACAGCTACTACCATCCAGCCGTATTACGACTGATTTCACAAGTCATCGGAGCTTCCCATCGGGCAGGTATTTGGACCGGGCTGTGTGGGGAAATGGCGGGTGATCCGTTGGCAACCAAGCTCTTGCTCGGATTAGGGCTCGATGAGTTCAGTGGTGCCGCTTCGGTCATGCCAAAAGTCAAAGAACGTATCCGCTCCACCAGCCTAGAGGAAGCGAAACAACTGGCCGAACACGTTCTTACACTCTCTACTGTAGACGAGGTCGTTCAATATCTGAAAGGCAAAGCCTTATAA
- the nagE gene encoding N-acetylglucosamine-specific PTS transporter subunit IIBC, translating to MLAFLQKIGRALMLPVATLPAAAILQSFGLLKFEKDLNLGAFGAFMDSYIAPLLAAGGAAIFDNLALIFAVGVAIGLAGDAVAALAAVIAYVVLTKVLAAVPGALPFIADDLKLNMGVIGGIMAGGVAAFFYNRYHSIKLPEWLGFFGGKRFVPIITSLSMVVIGLIFGIIWGPIQIALDSLGSWIVGLGATGSFLFGFFNRLLVPFGLHHVLNAIAWFQIGDFTDATGKVVHGDLHRFFAGDPSAGMFMTGFYPIMMFALPGAAFAIIHSARPEKRKMVASMFIGAALASFLTGITEVVEFAFMFAAPLLYFVHAILTGVSGYIVTSLGIKHGFGFSAGLIDYGINYHLSTNAWMIIPIGLAFAVVYYVLFRFLIVKLNLKTPGREDDEEMTATATGRNNSMQDKAIQVLTHIGGKENVVSVDACITRLRLVLKDDKKVNDKALKDLGAAGVMRLGQGSVQVVFGTHSELLKEEISKL from the coding sequence ATGCTCGCTTTTCTGCAAAAGATTGGGAGAGCCCTCATGCTCCCGGTCGCAACGTTGCCAGCCGCAGCGATTTTGCAAAGCTTTGGTCTTCTCAAATTCGAGAAGGACCTCAATCTCGGCGCCTTTGGTGCATTCATGGACTCGTACATCGCTCCGCTTTTGGCTGCTGGCGGTGCAGCCATTTTTGACAACCTGGCATTAATCTTTGCTGTCGGTGTTGCCATTGGCTTGGCGGGAGATGCTGTTGCTGCTTTGGCCGCTGTCATCGCCTACGTTGTATTGACGAAAGTACTTGCAGCTGTTCCTGGTGCCTTGCCCTTCATCGCGGACGATTTGAAACTGAACATGGGTGTCATCGGCGGTATTATGGCAGGTGGTGTTGCAGCGTTTTTCTACAACCGCTACCATTCGATCAAGCTACCTGAATGGCTAGGCTTCTTTGGTGGAAAACGCTTCGTCCCGATCATCACTTCTCTTTCCATGGTTGTTATCGGCTTGATTTTCGGGATCATTTGGGGGCCGATCCAGATTGCCCTTGACTCATTGGGTTCTTGGATCGTAGGTCTCGGCGCAACAGGTTCTTTCTTGTTCGGATTCTTCAACCGATTGCTCGTTCCATTTGGTCTGCACCACGTACTCAATGCGATTGCCTGGTTCCAAATCGGTGACTTTACCGATGCGACAGGAAAAGTGGTACACGGCGACTTGCATCGTTTCTTTGCGGGAGACCCATCAGCAGGAATGTTTATGACTGGTTTCTATCCGATCATGATGTTCGCACTTCCTGGAGCGGCTTTCGCTATTATTCACTCAGCGCGTCCTGAAAAACGCAAAATGGTTGCTTCGATGTTTATTGGTGCAGCTCTCGCTTCGTTCCTGACTGGGATTACCGAGGTAGTTGAGTTTGCGTTTATGTTCGCTGCTCCGCTCCTGTATTTTGTTCATGCGATATTGACGGGTGTGTCCGGATATATCGTAACCTCTCTGGGTATCAAGCACGGCTTTGGATTCTCAGCGGGTCTGATCGACTACGGTATTAACTACCACCTCTCTACGAATGCTTGGATGATCATCCCGATTGGTCTGGCATTCGCCGTGGTCTACTACGTCCTGTTCCGTTTCTTAATCGTGAAGCTGAACCTCAAGACGCCAGGACGAGAAGATGATGAAGAAATGACAGCTACAGCTACAGGAAGGAACAATTCGATGCAGGATAAAGCGATCCAAGTGCTCACTCACATTGGTGGAAAAGAAAACGTCGTTAGCGTAGACGCTTGCATCACTCGTTTGCGTCTCGTCTTGAAGGACGACAAGAAGGTCAATGACAAAGCTTTGAAAGACCTCGGTGCAGCAGGTGTTATGCGACTGGGTCAAGGAAGCGTGCAAGTCGTCTTCGGAACCCATTCGGAGTTGCTAAAAGAAGAGATCAGCAAGCTGTAA
- a CDS encoding helix-turn-helix domain-containing protein yields MERLNLSFIVQRRNECKLTLQEMAEALGFRNASTYLKYEKGEYDFKANHLPVLAKKLRCNMLDLFIRMIC; encoded by the coding sequence GTGGAAAGACTCAACCTCTCGTTTATCGTGCAACGGCGTAATGAGTGCAAGCTGACCTTGCAAGAAATGGCGGAAGCACTCGGGTTTCGAAATGCTTCGACATACTTGAAGTACGAGAAGGGGGAATATGACTTCAAGGCCAATCATTTGCCAGTGTTGGCTAAAAAGCTACGATGCAACATGCTTGACCTTTTTATCAGGATGATTTGCTGA
- a CDS encoding helix-turn-helix domain-containing protein, translating into MSIIGQRIKWLREQKQWSQLQLAEKLGIHNTVLSRIESGEKKGVDFHLISKVADLFEVSTDFLHGRTEELSWQRGSVRETPATFLDVDGLSEDELIEVKRHIEFLKWKALQEKNEDPS; encoded by the coding sequence ATGTCCATAATTGGTCAACGCATAAAATGGCTGCGCGAACAAAAACAATGGTCACAACTTCAATTAGCTGAAAAGCTGGGCATACATAATACGGTACTTTCGCGGATCGAGTCAGGCGAAAAGAAGGGCGTCGATTTTCATCTGATTTCCAAAGTCGCAGATTTATTTGAAGTATCCACCGATTTTCTCCACGGACGCACGGAGGAACTATCTTGGCAACGCGGTTCTGTCCGGGAAACACCAGCGACTTTCTTAGATGTCGATGGCCTGTCAGAGGACGAGCTGATTGAGGTCAAGCGCCATATTGAATTTTTAAAGTGGAAGGCTTTGCAAGAAAAGAACGAAGACCCTTCGTAA
- a CDS encoding winged helix-turn-helix transcriptional regulator has product MKQSTLCPKFEKGMQLLGKRWTGLILYQLLSGPQRFCGLEGALPVSGRLLSERLKDLEKEGLVHRQVFTDSAPVRVEYSLTEMGKALTPVLKGIESWSQSWIELNADEMANDSEE; this is encoded by the coding sequence ATGAAACAGTCTACCCTCTGTCCCAAGTTCGAAAAAGGTATGCAGTTGTTGGGGAAGCGATGGACAGGTCTAATCCTATACCAGTTGTTGTCGGGACCACAGCGATTTTGTGGATTGGAAGGGGCCCTGCCAGTAAGCGGAAGGCTACTTTCTGAGCGTTTGAAGGATTTGGAGAAGGAAGGACTCGTGCATCGGCAGGTGTTTACTGATTCTGCTCCTGTCCGCGTAGAGTACTCCTTAACGGAGATGGGGAAAGCTCTGACTCCAGTGCTCAAAGGAATTGAGTCTTGGTCGCAGAGCTGGATCGAGTTGAATGCAGACGAAATGGCTAACGACAGCGAAGAATAA
- a CDS encoding DoxX family protein gives MSNRFEWSALILRVIVGLTFAIHGVAKFQMGLENVAGFFGTMGLPAFIAYLVAFLELVGGIALILGLGTRVFAGALSVVMLGAIFTAKLAAGFLGGEGGAGYELDLALLAMLVALGISGSSKFALDAILFGKRSVE, from the coding sequence ATGTCTAATCGTTTTGAATGGAGCGCACTTATTCTACGTGTGATTGTTGGACTTACTTTTGCCATTCACGGAGTGGCTAAATTCCAAATGGGGCTGGAGAATGTCGCTGGTTTCTTCGGGACCATGGGACTCCCTGCATTCATTGCTTATCTCGTAGCCTTCTTGGAGTTAGTAGGTGGTATTGCCTTGATTCTGGGTCTGGGTACTCGCGTGTTCGCAGGTGCGTTGTCTGTTGTCATGCTTGGTGCTATCTTTACGGCCAAGCTCGCTGCCGGCTTCCTGGGCGGTGAAGGTGGAGCAGGTTATGAATTGGATCTGGCCTTGCTTGCGATGTTGGTTGCTCTTGGCATCAGCGGCAGTTCCAAATTCGCACTGGACGCTATCCTTTTTGGAAAAAGATCGGTTGAGTAA